A window from Acinonyx jubatus isolate Ajub_Pintada_27869175 chromosome E1, VMU_Ajub_asm_v1.0, whole genome shotgun sequence encodes these proteins:
- the GRIN2C gene encoding glutamate receptor ionotropic, NMDA 2C isoform X1, with translation MQRAGGGRRGLSARAQRPFPPDPLVDMGGALGPALLLASLLGAWAGLGPGQGEQAMTVAIVFGSSGPPQAQARTRLTSQSFVDLPLEIQPLTVGVNNTNPSSLLTQICGLLGAARVHGIIFEDNVGTEAVAQILDFISSQTHVPILSISGGSAVVLTPKEPGSAFLQLGVSLEQQLQVLFKVLEEYDWSAFAVITSLHPGHALFLEGVRAVADASYLSWRLLDVLTLELGPGGQRAHTQRLLRQLDAPVLVAYCSREEAEVLFAEAAQVGLVGPGHVWLVPSLALGSTDAPPASFPVGLISVVTESWRLSLRQKVRDGVAILALGAHGYQRQHGALPSPAGDCRGHPGPISPARKAFYRHLLNVTWEGRDFSFSPGGYLVQPTMVVIALNRHRLWEMVGRWDHGVLHMKYPVWPRYSASLQPVVDSRHLTVATLEERPFVIVESPDPSTGGCVPNTVPCRRQSNHTFSSGDTAPYTKLCCKGFCIDILKKLAKVVKFSYDLYLVTNGKHGKRVRGVWNGMIGEVYYQRADMAIGSLTINEERSEIVDFSVPFVETGISVMVARSNGTVSPSAFLEPYSPSVWVMMFVMCLTVVAITVFMFEYFSPVSYNQNLTSGKKSGGPSFTIGKSVWLLWALVFNNSVPIENPRGTTSKIMVLVWAFFAVIFLASYTANLAAFMIQEQYIDTVSGLSDKKFQRPQDQYPPFRFGTVPNGSTERNIRSNYREMHTHMVKFNQRSVEDALTSLKMGKLDAFIYDAAVLNYMAGKDEGCKLVTIGSGKVFATTGYGIAMQKDSHWKRAIDLALLQFLGDGETQKLETVWLSGICQNEKNEVMSSKLDIDNMAGVFYMLLVAMGLALLVFAWEHLVYWKLRHSVPNTSRLDFLLAFSRGIYSCFSGVQSLASPARPPSPDLTAGSAQASVLKMLQAARDMVTTAGVSSSLDRATRTIESWGSSRRAPPPPACPGPRPPTPGPSPAPSPPGRGPPGGGRAALARRAPQLLGRPPTPGPSPPDVSRVSGRPPREVRRPVQAGRGGRHLSASERRALPARPLSPERCHYSSFPRADRSGRPFLPLFPEPPEPEDLPLLGPEQLARREALLREAWAQGPRPRHASLPSSVAEAFVQPRSLPTRCGRPACRRLAQAPSMRLPSYREACQESVWARVPVWPHRQHACLHAHVPLCWGAICPHLPRCASHGPWLTGAWGPPRHRGRTLGLSTGYRDNGGLEEVSRVACGTHGFPGPCTWRRISSLESEV, from the exons ATGCAGCGCGCGGGAGGCGGCCGGCGCGGGCTCTCGGCGCGGGCGCAGCGCCCCTTCCCCCCG GACCCTCTGGTGGACATGGGTGGTGCCCTGGGGCCCGCCCTGCTGCTCGCCTCACTCCTCGgtgcctgggcagggctgggcccgGGGCAGGGTGAGCAAGCTATGACGGTGGCCATAGTGTTTGGCAGCTCGGGGCCACCGCAGGCCCAAGCTCGTACCCGCCTCACCTCCCAGAGCTTCGTGGACCTGCCTCTGGAGATCCAGCCGCTCACCGTGGGGGTCAACAACACCAATCCCAGCAGCCTCCTCACCCAGATCTGCGGGCTCCTAGGCGCTGCCCGCGTCCATGGCATCATCTTTGAGGACAACGTGGGCACCGAGGCCGTGGCCCAGATCCTGGACTTCATCTCCTCCCAGACCCATGTGCCCATCCTCAGCATCAGTGGGGGCTCTGCTGTGGTCCTCACCCCCAAG gagcCGGGCTCGGCCTTCCTGCAGCTGGGCGTTTCCCTGGAGCAGCAGCTGCAGGTGCTGTTCAAGGTGCTGGAGGAGTACGACTGGAGCGCGTTCGCCGTCATCACCAGCCTGCACCCGGGGCACGCGCTTTTCCTGGAGGGGGTGCGCGCCGTCGCCGACGCCAGCTACCTGAGCTGGCGGCTGCTGGACGTGCTCACGCTGGAGCTGGGCCCGGGCGGGCAGCGCGCACACACCCAGCGCCTGCTGCGCCAGCTCGACGCCCCGGTGCTGGTGGCCTACTGCTCGCGCGAGGAGGCCGAGGTGCTCTTCGCCGAGGCGGCGCAGGTCGGCCTGGTGGGGCCCGGACACGTGTGGCTGGTGCCCAGCCTGGCGCTGGGCAGCACCGACGCGCCTCCCGCCTCCTTCCCCGTGGGCCTCATCAGCGTCGTCACCGAGAGCTGGCGCCTCAGCCTGCGCCAGAAGGTCCGCGACGGCGTGGCCATCCTGGCCCTGGGCGCCCACGGCTACCAGCGGCAGCACGGCGCCCTGCCCTCCCCGGCTGGGGACTGTCGTGGCCACCCCGGGCCCATCAGCCCTGCCCGGAAGGCCTTCTACAG GCACCTACTGAATGTCACCTGGGAGGGCCGAGACTTCTCCTTCAGCCCTGGTGGGTACCTGGTCCAGCCCACCATGGTTGTGATCGCCCTCAACCGTCACCGCCTCTGGGAGATG GTGGGTCGCTGGGACCATGGTGTCCTCCACATGAAGTACCCGGTGTGGCCTCGCTATAGTGCCTCCCTGCAGCCTGTAGTGGACAGCCGGCACCTGACGGTGGCCACACTGGAAGAACGGCCCTTTGTCATTGTGGAGAGCCCTGACCCCAGCACGGGCGGCTGTGTGCCCAACACTGTGCCCTGCCGCAGGCAGAGCAACCACACCTTCAG CAGTGGTGACACGGCCCCCTACACCAAGCTCTGCTGTAAGGGCTTCTGCATTGACATCCTCAAGAAGCTGGCCAAGGTGGTCAAGTTCTCCTATGACCTGTACCTGGTGACCAACGGCAAGCATGGCAAGAGGGTTCGAGGCGTGTGGAACGGCATGATTGGGGAG GTGTACTACCAGCGGGCAGACATGGCCATCGGCTCCCTCACCATCAACGAGGAGCGTTCCGAGATTgtggacttctctgtgccttttgtgGAGACGGGCATCAGTGTGATGGTGGCACGCAGCAATGGCACCGTGTCCCCCTCGGCCTTCCTGG AGCCCTACAGCCCTTCAGTGTGGGTGATGATGTTTGTCATGTGTCTCACCGTGGTGGCCATCACAGTCTTCATGTTTGAGTACTTCAGCCCTGTCAGCTACAACCAGAACCTCACCAGTGGCAAGA AGTCTGGGGGCCCATCCTTCACCATCGGCAAGTCTGTGTGGCTGCTGTGGGCGCTGGTCTTCAACAACTCGGTGCCCATCGAGAACCCCCGAGGCACCACCAGCAAGATCATGGTCCTAGTCTGGGCCTTCTTCGCCGTCATTTTCCTCGCCAGCTACACCGCCAACTTGGCCGCCTTCATGATCCAGGAGCAGTACATCGACACTGTGTCTGGCCTCAGTGATAAGAAG TTTCAGCGGCCTCAAGATCAGTACCCACCATTCCGCTTCGGCACGGTGCCCAACGGCAGCACAGAGCGGAACATTCGCAGCAACTACCGAGAGATGCACACCCACATGGTCAAGTTCAACCAGCGTTCGGTGGAGGATGCGCTCACCAGCCTCAAGATGGG GAAGCTGGATGCCTTCATCTATGATGCTGCTGTCCTCAACTACATGGCGGGCAAGGACGAGGGCTGCAAGCTGGTCACCATTGGCTCTGGCAAGGTTTTTGCCACCACTGGCTACGGCATCGCCATGCAGAAGGACTCCCACTGGAAGCGGGCCATAGACCTGGCGCTCCTGCAGTTCCTGGGGGATG gggagacacagaagctggaGACGGTGTGGCTCTCGGGGATCTGCCAGAATGAGAAGAATGAGGTAATGAGCAGCAAGCTGGACATCGACAACATGGCGGGTGTCTTCTACATGCTGCTGGTGGCCATGGGACTGGCCCTGCTGGTCTTTGCCTGGGAGCACCTGGTTTACTGGAAGCTGCGCCACTCAGTGCCCAACACGTCTCGGCTGGACTTCCTGCTGGCTTTCAGTAGG GGCATCTACAGCTGCTTCAGCGGGGTGCAGAGCCTGGCCAGCCCCGCGCGGCCGCCCAGCCCGGACCTGACCGCCGGCTCGGCCCAGGCCAGCGTGCTCAAGATGCTGCAGGCGGCGCGTGACATGGTGACCACGGCTGGCGTGAGCAGCTCCCTGGACCGCGCCACGCGCACCATCGAGAGCTGGGGCAGCAGCCGCCGCGCTCCCCCGCCACCCGCCTGCCCTGGCCCGCGGCCACCCACGCCCGGCCCGTCCCCGGCGCCCAGCCCCCCGGGCCGGGGGCCGCCGGGCGGGGGTCGTGCCGCGCTGGCGCGCAGGGCTCCGCAGCTCCTGGGCCGCCCTCCGACGCCTGGGCCGTCGCCGCCAGACGTGTCCCGGGTGTCGGGCAGGCCGCCCCGGGAGGTGCGACGGCCGGTGCAGGCCGGGCGCGGCGGGCGGCACCTTTCGGCCTCCGAGCGGCGCGCGCTCCCAGCGCGCCCCCTGTCGCCCGAGCGCTGCCACTACAGCTCCTTCCCTCGAGCCGACCGGTCGGGGCGCCCCTTCCTCCCGCTCTTCCCGGAGCCCCCGGAGCCAGAGGACCTGCCGCTACTCGGGCCGGAGCAGCTGGCTCGGCGGGAGGCCCTGTTGCGCGAGGCCTGGGCCCAGGGTCCACGCCCGCGCCACGCTTCCCTGCCCAGCTCGGTGGCCGAGGCCTTCGTCCAGCCCCGGTCGCTGCCCACTCGGTGTGGCCGCCCGGCCTGCCGGCGCTTGGCGCAGGCGCCGTCGATGCGGCTGCCGTCCTACCGGGAGGCCTGCCAGGAGAGCGTGTGGGCCAGGGTCCCCGTCTGGCCGCACAGACAGCACGCCTGCCTGCACGCCCACGTGCCGCTTTGCTGGGGGGCcatctgtccccacctcccccgcTGTGCCAGCCATGGCCCTTGGCTCACTGGGGCCTGGGGGCCTCCGAGGCACAGAGGCAGGACCCTGGGGCTGAGCACAGGCTACAGGGACAATGGGGGGCTGGAAGAGGTCAGCAGGGTGGCCTGTGGGACACACGGCTTCCCTGGACCTTGTACCTGGAGGCGGATCTCCAGCTTGGAGTCAGAAGTGTGA
- the GRIN2C gene encoding glutamate receptor ionotropic, NMDA 2C isoform X2, with the protein MQRAGGGRRGLSARAQRPFPPDPLVDMGGALGPALLLASLLGAWAGLGPGQGEQAMTVAIVFGSSGPPQAQARTRLTSQSFVDLPLEIQPLTVGVNNTNPSSLLTQICGLLGAARVHGIIFEDNVGTEAVAQILDFISSQTHVPILSISGGSAVVLTPKEPGSAFLQLGVSLEQQLQVLFKVLEEYDWSAFAVITSLHPGHALFLEGVRAVADASYLSWRLLDVLTLELGPGGQRAHTQRLLRQLDAPVLVAYCSREEAEVLFAEAAQVGLVGPGHVWLVPSLALGSTDAPPASFPVGLISVVTESWRLSLRQKVRDGVAILALGAHGYQRQHGALPSPAGDCRGHPGPISPARKAFYRHLLNVTWEGRDFSFSPGGYLVQPTMVVIALNRHRLWEMVGRWDHGVLHMKYPVWPRYSASLQPVVDSRHLTVATLEERPFVIVESPDPSTGGCVPNTVPCRRQSNHTFSGDTAPYTKLCCKGFCIDILKKLAKVVKFSYDLYLVTNGKHGKRVRGVWNGMIGEVYYQRADMAIGSLTINEERSEIVDFSVPFVETGISVMVARSNGTVSPSAFLEPYSPSVWVMMFVMCLTVVAITVFMFEYFSPVSYNQNLTSGKKSGGPSFTIGKSVWLLWALVFNNSVPIENPRGTTSKIMVLVWAFFAVIFLASYTANLAAFMIQEQYIDTVSGLSDKKFQRPQDQYPPFRFGTVPNGSTERNIRSNYREMHTHMVKFNQRSVEDALTSLKMGKLDAFIYDAAVLNYMAGKDEGCKLVTIGSGKVFATTGYGIAMQKDSHWKRAIDLALLQFLGDGETQKLETVWLSGICQNEKNEVMSSKLDIDNMAGVFYMLLVAMGLALLVFAWEHLVYWKLRHSVPNTSRLDFLLAFSRGIYSCFSGVQSLASPARPPSPDLTAGSAQASVLKMLQAARDMVTTAGVSSSLDRATRTIESWGSSRRAPPPPACPGPRPPTPGPSPAPSPPGRGPPGGGRAALARRAPQLLGRPPTPGPSPPDVSRVSGRPPREVRRPVQAGRGGRHLSASERRALPARPLSPERCHYSSFPRADRSGRPFLPLFPEPPEPEDLPLLGPEQLARREALLREAWAQGPRPRHASLPSSVAEAFVQPRSLPTRCGRPACRRLAQAPSMRLPSYREACQESVWARVPVWPHRQHACLHAHVPLCWGAICPHLPRCASHGPWLTGAWGPPRHRGRTLGLSTGYRDNGGLEEVSRVACGTHGFPGPCTWRRISSLESEV; encoded by the exons ATGCAGCGCGCGGGAGGCGGCCGGCGCGGGCTCTCGGCGCGGGCGCAGCGCCCCTTCCCCCCG GACCCTCTGGTGGACATGGGTGGTGCCCTGGGGCCCGCCCTGCTGCTCGCCTCACTCCTCGgtgcctgggcagggctgggcccgGGGCAGGGTGAGCAAGCTATGACGGTGGCCATAGTGTTTGGCAGCTCGGGGCCACCGCAGGCCCAAGCTCGTACCCGCCTCACCTCCCAGAGCTTCGTGGACCTGCCTCTGGAGATCCAGCCGCTCACCGTGGGGGTCAACAACACCAATCCCAGCAGCCTCCTCACCCAGATCTGCGGGCTCCTAGGCGCTGCCCGCGTCCATGGCATCATCTTTGAGGACAACGTGGGCACCGAGGCCGTGGCCCAGATCCTGGACTTCATCTCCTCCCAGACCCATGTGCCCATCCTCAGCATCAGTGGGGGCTCTGCTGTGGTCCTCACCCCCAAG gagcCGGGCTCGGCCTTCCTGCAGCTGGGCGTTTCCCTGGAGCAGCAGCTGCAGGTGCTGTTCAAGGTGCTGGAGGAGTACGACTGGAGCGCGTTCGCCGTCATCACCAGCCTGCACCCGGGGCACGCGCTTTTCCTGGAGGGGGTGCGCGCCGTCGCCGACGCCAGCTACCTGAGCTGGCGGCTGCTGGACGTGCTCACGCTGGAGCTGGGCCCGGGCGGGCAGCGCGCACACACCCAGCGCCTGCTGCGCCAGCTCGACGCCCCGGTGCTGGTGGCCTACTGCTCGCGCGAGGAGGCCGAGGTGCTCTTCGCCGAGGCGGCGCAGGTCGGCCTGGTGGGGCCCGGACACGTGTGGCTGGTGCCCAGCCTGGCGCTGGGCAGCACCGACGCGCCTCCCGCCTCCTTCCCCGTGGGCCTCATCAGCGTCGTCACCGAGAGCTGGCGCCTCAGCCTGCGCCAGAAGGTCCGCGACGGCGTGGCCATCCTGGCCCTGGGCGCCCACGGCTACCAGCGGCAGCACGGCGCCCTGCCCTCCCCGGCTGGGGACTGTCGTGGCCACCCCGGGCCCATCAGCCCTGCCCGGAAGGCCTTCTACAG GCACCTACTGAATGTCACCTGGGAGGGCCGAGACTTCTCCTTCAGCCCTGGTGGGTACCTGGTCCAGCCCACCATGGTTGTGATCGCCCTCAACCGTCACCGCCTCTGGGAGATG GTGGGTCGCTGGGACCATGGTGTCCTCCACATGAAGTACCCGGTGTGGCCTCGCTATAGTGCCTCCCTGCAGCCTGTAGTGGACAGCCGGCACCTGACGGTGGCCACACTGGAAGAACGGCCCTTTGTCATTGTGGAGAGCCCTGACCCCAGCACGGGCGGCTGTGTGCCCAACACTGTGCCCTGCCGCAGGCAGAGCAACCACACCTTCAG TGGTGACACGGCCCCCTACACCAAGCTCTGCTGTAAGGGCTTCTGCATTGACATCCTCAAGAAGCTGGCCAAGGTGGTCAAGTTCTCCTATGACCTGTACCTGGTGACCAACGGCAAGCATGGCAAGAGGGTTCGAGGCGTGTGGAACGGCATGATTGGGGAG GTGTACTACCAGCGGGCAGACATGGCCATCGGCTCCCTCACCATCAACGAGGAGCGTTCCGAGATTgtggacttctctgtgccttttgtgGAGACGGGCATCAGTGTGATGGTGGCACGCAGCAATGGCACCGTGTCCCCCTCGGCCTTCCTGG AGCCCTACAGCCCTTCAGTGTGGGTGATGATGTTTGTCATGTGTCTCACCGTGGTGGCCATCACAGTCTTCATGTTTGAGTACTTCAGCCCTGTCAGCTACAACCAGAACCTCACCAGTGGCAAGA AGTCTGGGGGCCCATCCTTCACCATCGGCAAGTCTGTGTGGCTGCTGTGGGCGCTGGTCTTCAACAACTCGGTGCCCATCGAGAACCCCCGAGGCACCACCAGCAAGATCATGGTCCTAGTCTGGGCCTTCTTCGCCGTCATTTTCCTCGCCAGCTACACCGCCAACTTGGCCGCCTTCATGATCCAGGAGCAGTACATCGACACTGTGTCTGGCCTCAGTGATAAGAAG TTTCAGCGGCCTCAAGATCAGTACCCACCATTCCGCTTCGGCACGGTGCCCAACGGCAGCACAGAGCGGAACATTCGCAGCAACTACCGAGAGATGCACACCCACATGGTCAAGTTCAACCAGCGTTCGGTGGAGGATGCGCTCACCAGCCTCAAGATGGG GAAGCTGGATGCCTTCATCTATGATGCTGCTGTCCTCAACTACATGGCGGGCAAGGACGAGGGCTGCAAGCTGGTCACCATTGGCTCTGGCAAGGTTTTTGCCACCACTGGCTACGGCATCGCCATGCAGAAGGACTCCCACTGGAAGCGGGCCATAGACCTGGCGCTCCTGCAGTTCCTGGGGGATG gggagacacagaagctggaGACGGTGTGGCTCTCGGGGATCTGCCAGAATGAGAAGAATGAGGTAATGAGCAGCAAGCTGGACATCGACAACATGGCGGGTGTCTTCTACATGCTGCTGGTGGCCATGGGACTGGCCCTGCTGGTCTTTGCCTGGGAGCACCTGGTTTACTGGAAGCTGCGCCACTCAGTGCCCAACACGTCTCGGCTGGACTTCCTGCTGGCTTTCAGTAGG GGCATCTACAGCTGCTTCAGCGGGGTGCAGAGCCTGGCCAGCCCCGCGCGGCCGCCCAGCCCGGACCTGACCGCCGGCTCGGCCCAGGCCAGCGTGCTCAAGATGCTGCAGGCGGCGCGTGACATGGTGACCACGGCTGGCGTGAGCAGCTCCCTGGACCGCGCCACGCGCACCATCGAGAGCTGGGGCAGCAGCCGCCGCGCTCCCCCGCCACCCGCCTGCCCTGGCCCGCGGCCACCCACGCCCGGCCCGTCCCCGGCGCCCAGCCCCCCGGGCCGGGGGCCGCCGGGCGGGGGTCGTGCCGCGCTGGCGCGCAGGGCTCCGCAGCTCCTGGGCCGCCCTCCGACGCCTGGGCCGTCGCCGCCAGACGTGTCCCGGGTGTCGGGCAGGCCGCCCCGGGAGGTGCGACGGCCGGTGCAGGCCGGGCGCGGCGGGCGGCACCTTTCGGCCTCCGAGCGGCGCGCGCTCCCAGCGCGCCCCCTGTCGCCCGAGCGCTGCCACTACAGCTCCTTCCCTCGAGCCGACCGGTCGGGGCGCCCCTTCCTCCCGCTCTTCCCGGAGCCCCCGGAGCCAGAGGACCTGCCGCTACTCGGGCCGGAGCAGCTGGCTCGGCGGGAGGCCCTGTTGCGCGAGGCCTGGGCCCAGGGTCCACGCCCGCGCCACGCTTCCCTGCCCAGCTCGGTGGCCGAGGCCTTCGTCCAGCCCCGGTCGCTGCCCACTCGGTGTGGCCGCCCGGCCTGCCGGCGCTTGGCGCAGGCGCCGTCGATGCGGCTGCCGTCCTACCGGGAGGCCTGCCAGGAGAGCGTGTGGGCCAGGGTCCCCGTCTGGCCGCACAGACAGCACGCCTGCCTGCACGCCCACGTGCCGCTTTGCTGGGGGGCcatctgtccccacctcccccgcTGTGCCAGCCATGGCCCTTGGCTCACTGGGGCCTGGGGGCCTCCGAGGCACAGAGGCAGGACCCTGGGGCTGAGCACAGGCTACAGGGACAATGGGGGGCTGGAAGAGGTCAGCAGGGTGGCCTGTGGGACACACGGCTTCCCTGGACCTTGTACCTGGAGGCGGATCTCCAGCTTGGAGTCAGAAGTGTGA